In the genome of Paramisgurnus dabryanus chromosome 16, PD_genome_1.1, whole genome shotgun sequence, the window ttatttcttttttatttgctcCTCATACAGGGGCCAcctggccctccaggaccaccAGGACCATCGGGAAAAGAAGGAGCAAAGGTGAACTTTATACAACTTTTCACAgaaactctttccccgccagtgttttaaaagaaaaagttgacagccacactgaaaaaaaaattcattaaatttactcaattttttaaggtaagtggttgcaagcAATTtgtttaagctacatttaaacaaaatttgaaaagcaaaacaacacaaaaaacttttgtttaaatgtagcttaaataaattgattgcaaccacttaccttaaaaaaatgagtaaattgaatgaatcattttttttcagtgcaaccacagtatttttgtgattttcacaaaagttttaatgtcttccagaaaatgtccttctttaaatatataaacatacactatatcaaatgaaaaaaacagaccatctgctttaaaaaaaaaacaaaaacattttcatccattttactgtttttggatcagtggatgctttagtgttttataagttgggtaagagcaccacctagtggataatagtgcAAATGTGACCCcatgctggcaaaatgagttTGAATGTCTAATTTTAAGCTTAAGGCAAAAGAATAAATGTGAAAattgaggttttcataaaaataagtacattaagCCCTCATCCAGTGATTCCAATGGTCTAAATAGTCAAAAAGCATTGAGTTTGCAGTGCAAAATGTCAttggtttgaacccagggaactcAAGTATTGATAAAAATGCATAGCTTGTAAGTCACTGTTGAATAAAggatctgccaaatgcataaatataaataaaaccgAAAGCAAAATATCATGTGCATGTGGATGGACACGCATCTTTGTATTAGATTAAGCGTTTAGGACGGTACACCTCTCAGGAAATAGCTGTTAAGAAAAATAAAGTTTGGGACCTAattgaatgatttaaaaaaagttattaagCGTTATAAGACATGAATTTTTGCTTTTCCTACTCATTTTGCCAGcgtatggattgccgtaaaaacgcgtctttggcagggaagtgtttttatcttaattgacgagataactcgtcaatggcagggaaagagttaaagggataaAGTTTACggggtccactccttcaagtcccAAAAATtcgcatccatccttcacaaaataaatccaaacggctccagtatgataaacaaaggtcttctgagggtaatccgcgctattttgttgtagaaatatccacatttaaaactttataaatgaaaataactagcttttGGTAACACCGCCATCATTCAGGATTTGAATGATGCcgtttttggccaaactatctctttaaggtTTTGTTCATGTGAgtttattttattcaaaatcGATTAAAGCAAATGAATAGTATCTTTAAGCATATTTTTCTGTATGTTTCTTTATTCAAACAGGGTGAACTTGGCTTGCCTGGCCCTGCTGGGCTTGATGGTGAAAAGgtgaaattttttgttttttgaccCTGTAAATCCACATATTATTAGTGGTTACTGCTTAGTGATGTTAGATGATGGGCTCTTTAACTTGGGCCTGTAAGCCTCCGAccacaacaccctagcaaccacctagcAATGCCCTTGCAGCAACCGCAGTGAATAGCCAATAGAAATGCACTAACCACTTTTATAGTTTGACATTAGCAGCATAGTAGCAATGTGAAAGGTTTTGCTAAGacaagcttaattaaatatctAACTATGTTCTATATAAACATCTCAAAAGTTCATGGACCttaatatttgcatttatttggcATTAGGGTGATAAGGGAGACACCGGAGAGCACGGACAAGCTGGAGAGAAAGGGGAGAAAGGAGAAATGGGTCTTTCTGGGCCTTCTGTAAGTATTTAAAACATGAGAATATTTTATATGAAACCCTTAAAATTAAAGGTGCACTTAAAAGACCCTTTTTTGGTTCCCCATAAAACTTTTCAGAAAAATTGTCATCGTTAAATCTATACAATTTTTTAGCCACAATTTCTTTGTCACAGGGAGTGGATGGACAGAAAGGAGAGAAAGGAGATTCAATACTAGAGGATAATCTGGTGAGTATTATTGGGCACTAATTGCATTCTCATTACTAAAGACATTACTGGATAAGTACGGTTCACTAGCAGTTTTTCACAACTGTCTACAGGTTCAGATGATTTCACAACCAGGACCACCAGGGCCTCCTGGACCAGCAGGACCTCCAGGATACATGGTgagatatatttttataatatgatTATTACTAACATGCATTCTGATACATTGATCAAATAATAGTTTATTGTGTGCAAGAACATTCATATTAAAAGCGGTGTCATCATTTTTAGGGTCATCGTGGCATTCCAGGCCCCAAAGtaggtgtttttttttcattatgtttACAAATCGTAGTCTATTCAGTAGCATGAAACATTTCTAATTATAAGCATAAAAGGTTAAAGtatcctgtatagctcagtggtagagcattgcgttagcagtccaaaaggtcatgggttcgaacccagtgaacacacatactgatataaatatatacctTGCAGGGGTGCAACAACAAATAGATAAAAATCGAAATTTCATTAGCGATAAGTTGGTCTGTGACATAAAATGCTCCCACACTACTTTCAGACAGGGCCAACACGCGTCCTCTTTATACAGCGCGAGCTGTGCGCTTATAAAGTCAGGCGCTGTTTCTTTTTACAGCACGAGCTGCGTTGCGCAAATGCGCAAACGAACACctggttaataaaggttttgtaatttgttgtttggttttcataaaaatagtactgaaccacaaactaagcatctgttttaaatagggctgtcaaaaataaataaaagcttattacataattttatatacatttatatatatatatatatatatatatatatatatatatatatatatatatatatatatatatataaatatatatatatatatatatatatatatatatatatatatatataaatacacacacattaatgtttgtattttaccgagcccctaaggtgacattggagtaaaaaaatctaaagtttagtttcatgtgctcacgcaaaaccttcatgtgcagaattttttttttaaagtttagtttcgcgtgctcacgtgaaactatcgcgtgctcgcttgaaactatcgcgcgtgcatgtgaaactttcgctttcacgtgcgcgcgcaatagtttcaggtgagcacgtgatagtttcacgtgctcgcACGATAGCTTCAaatgagcacgcgaaactaaacttaaaaaaaaaatctgcacatgaaagtttcgcgtgagcacatgaaagtttcgcgtgagcacatgaaagtttcgcgtgagcacatgaaagttttatttgagcacatgaaaataactttatttaatttttgctccatgtccccttaggggctccgtagtatttaagaaacatttacatgtatatattttattttataaatagaaataaaaaaatatattttcttaaattctcatttgtgtgtatttatatatacatattctatacacacactacacacacatatatattatgcaaacacaaacttttattttgtatgtgattaattgtgattaatcttttgacccCCTAATTTTAAAGTAAGGGGGAAATCtaatttttattaatgtaacaACGCATGTATATCACTTTCGTATCATAATgtcttatttattttgtaaataatgaataatgttaattttgatatttaaagATGTATTACTATTTAAAAGCAGTTAAGTTTTAATTGATTATTAAAGTGGTGTTAAATGTCATGTAGGGTGATCCAGGGGAGAGTTTCAAAGGCGAAAAGGGAGATGCTGGCGCTCCAGGAATTCCAGTAAGAACAATCCCATAATAATGCATAAGCAAACAAAAGCCATATTCACATTATTATTGAGTCGGGTAAATTTTTAAaggattgttatttttattatttgtttttatagtttttttttctgtgttaTAGGGCCACCAGGGTCCTCAAGGGCCTCAAGGGGCAACAGGATTAGTTGGCCTGCCTGGCACCAAGGGCGAAAAGGTAAATTGCTGATTATAAATTTGCCAACCAAGCATGTTTAACCCTTTATCATAATATGGCAGCTATCATGTACCAGCTCAGATGGGCAGCACATAAATGTCACTTCAATATTTTTATAGGGAAAACAAGGGGAACCTGGATTAGATGTAAGTAGCAATCTGCATTTTAGTCTTATAAGTGGAAAAGCAACTTAATCCTTCAAAGCTTGTGAGTTTAATATTGTGTTTCTCTATTACAGGGTTTTCCTGGCATTAAAGGAGACAGGGGCGAGCGTGGGGCGATAGGAGAAAAGGTACGAGATTATATTAACCTCAAGCTCTCTTGGGGAATCAGATGAAATTACATTCTGGAATACTGAATTTTGATTGGTCAGTGTTGCAAATAAACTACATGTTAATTGGGTTCAAAGGGGGATCGTGGTTCTGTTGGAAAGAGGGGTCTCAAAGGAAGAAAAGGCGAACAGGGACCCCCGGGACTGGATCAGCCCTGCCCTGTGGTGCGTGCTTGCTGATTTTctgatgtttatgtttgttGATGTCTTACAGATTCATACTGCTGTAAATCAGGTGAATAAACAAGCGGGTCATTCCGATAGGAATAACAAAGCGTATCCATCTGGGAACACAGACGTTTCGTAGACGTGTTTCTCTTTTATTTCACGTTTCTTTGTCTTTTCCTCTGTATATTTCCATGAGCTGCTGGTCTATTTCTCTTCACTTTGATTGGTCTTTccagtgtgtttgtgtatgtttttaGTCTTTGTGAGAGAGTGTGTATTCTATATGTGTGCTTATGCTAACAGGGCTCTGATGGATGTAAAAAAGAGCCAGTGGAAACAGGGCAGCTGGTCGCAGAAGCCCCCTGCCCACTGGTACAGTATATCTGCCTGTTGTCTTTCTCTCTAGCTATCTCTTATGCATAAATATATGGGTGATTAAATAATTGCAGTTGTGTCCAAAGTCCTTTTTTTTATTCGGTACTCATTGTTATGGATCACAAGATGTTACAGTTTTTTATATAGTCGAAAATCATGATTTCCTTTAATCTAAATTCTGTTACCCTCAACTCTGTTACATTCAGCCAGCTCCATGTTTCCTGTCtaccattattggacaaactgattaatccaggtgtgcctgacctcagtagtcacaaacaaactgattaatccaggtgtgcctgacctcagtccTCACagcaacaataatcagacacacctggataaatcagtttgtccaataatggcagacaggaaacaaggagctggctgaagttcaggaagtagtgcagctgggcataaagcctattataTAATCACCTATCTCCACTATTGCCTGCAGTTTCTGACCTTCTCTGTCCTTTACCTATGTAACTACTCTGTCACCTATACTTTACTTTGTACAAAATACATACAATCATGCCTGTGTTGGATTATAACGCGctatattaaaggtgcagtatgtaataaaaaaaaatctcttgacagaaatgcaaaataatattcaaaactatattatcagtggtgtataaagacctttcttaATGAATCGTTATGTGTTCCTTACcatagaatgagacgtttttaccTACATACATCAAGGGTTCCCTTACATGGAGGTCGCCATTTTGGGccaccatgtttttacagaatcccttaacggacaaactttttttactaccGTACTTTCCAGACTAAAAACCGCcccggagtataagtcgcatcattcaaaaatgcatcattaagacgaaataacatacatataagtcacagtggactaaatgtcgcatttatttagaaaattatttcacaaaatccaggccaaagaacagacatttaatctggaaaggcaagttattcaactaaacaatagatGTCTGTATGTTAAAAGTAATATGatcagttatttaaacgataaaccatagcatacagaacttacctggaaggttgaatagtctaaattaaccgaacaagccaactagcgtgaagttcgcacactcgtcattccacattacagaatccattgaattacaaaAATACAGAAGCAGCATATGGCGGACTCTTGcagctgtagacggtaatgatgtctcttgcctcataaatgtcaaaattaattcatactgacttaaaAGGCGCACGTAATTGTGagacgcagcaccagccaagTTATGAAAAAAAACGCGGCTTATAGACCAAAAAACACGGTAAgttgtctcagacaatgacatgtttgtcctgtggtggctactgtagcttctctatgtgtttcaaaagcgaggggtgagcagtggactgagctgttggttgtaATTCACACCCTCACCGGCTAGATGTCGCTAAactttacacactgcacctttaaactaaAACTGATGTTTAACATTGACATTGAGACTGATATACATGATTGAGTGGATTAAGTTGGTGAGTTTGCATTTACaaatctgaaaaaaatgatgtgttgtgtttgtgtttttaaggTTGGTGTGTTCTTGTTAACAAATgtgaaatttataaaaaatgcatgcTGGTCTAAACTTAAAACTATTATAAGgatttttgtgcagcatttgtTCGCAGATAGAATTTGTGtgttactttttatatttttgagatttaaaaaaatgcatttaatattttatatgttcTGCTCCTAAAGGGTCCAGATGGACTTCCAATACCAGGCTGTTGGCACAAGGTTAGTATATCACTACCTTTACAGTGTTGGGAATACtgtaatatactgtacattataccacagggctgttaaatgctttattctgataaGTTTAGAAATGTTTCACGGGTATGCACTATTTTTTCGATAAACACACCCATGAGCTGTCAAGcgccttaaaggggacatttcacaagacttttttaagatgtcaaataaatctttggtgtccccagagtacatatgtgaagttttagctcaaaatattatatagataatttattataaaatgcaaaaatgtgccgtttttgggtgtgtcctttaaaatgcaaatgagctgatctctgcactaaatgtttGGATAGAGCAgcttaaggggcggtattatccccttctgacatcacaaggggagaccaATTTTAATGTCTTATTTTTTTCacttgcttgcagagaatggtttaccaaaactaagttactgggttgatctttttcacattttctagcttaatataagcactggggacccaattatagcacttaaacatgaaaaaagtctgaattttttaatgaaatgtcCCCCAGAGCTGATTCTtgtcttttaaatattttgacaATAATGCACACTCACGGTGTAATGGTACTCCGTGTTGTCCCGCATCACCACCttggatgtgcattatttttgaaaaatTCAACAGTTAGCATCAtcaattatttcttacataaatgtgtgtttgttgtgtgcattaaaaaaaaacctaaCTGTAAATGTGCATCATTTTAACAACATATAACCTGATATTCATATTTGAATTGTTTGAACCGACTATTCTTGTCCTAATATTGTTTgttattgtgtttgttttttgcagTGATGTGTAACCTGCGGCATGTCATCTGTACATATTGATGTGATATATATTGCAATTTTATACAGCTTTcttatttgaaatgtttttacaaGACTTGTTATAAAACCGAACATTCATCAGTAttactttttcatattttttttatctgagATTTTGAACCAAACAGTGGCTGCTAGTTTTTGAGTTTATCAACCAAAAAGGATTTTTTTCACGGAGTGTCCTGCCTGCAGTGTGAGTGTACTCGAGGACTGTTGCATGCTGCGTGCCACCACATCAATTGAGGTTCCACATCACATCCCTccctgtttgtttttaaaggaacagatGCTTCAGAAACTCAAGAGGAAGCGTCTTTCTCAGCCGTGATCTTCCTTTATAAGTCCAGAGGAGTTTAAGTGACTTATGGGTCAGAATCTCAATAATATCAGTTCATCTTGACTGTCCTCAATGTGCAGGTCAAACAAGGTTGCAAAACGCTTTCATATGAAGCTCAATATTTTTGTTGAAGGAATCTAATTGAGTTGTCGGAGATCTTGCAAGATTGGGATTTGCCTCATGGATGGAGTTGCTTTGCAGTGATGAAGGAGTTTGTGGCATTGAAATGATGCAGAGCAGCTTATTATTGTGAGAATATTATTGaacagtaatttattttgtgttactgTTATGCTTGGTTTATTTCATATAAGCAAGAACAAAGAAAGTATCAGGTAATGAGTCCTAAAGGCCAAGTTTTGGATAGCAATCATTCATAAAGTTAAAGGAAACACTACTATGGTTTTAAAACAGTGCAGCATTGAAAGAGTGTGTTATAGTGTCCTTTAATCCTGCATTTTATATAGATTTTGTATGCAGACATTTGTGTTGTGATTATACTCTGTATGATAAATGTTAACTGCGACTACCTGCTTTTTATTTCCCGTCACAATTTTTGATACATATTCCATGTGTTTGTTCATAGTAATTTATGGTTTTATTGTTGCTTTTTGAAGATGACGAAAGATGAAGGCATTTTTTGGgcctttttttattaattcgaCAACCTTTTATTCATAGCATGAAAGCGAAGAAAACATTTGAGATGCTCTTTTAATCTCATTTCATTTGCTTGGCTACCCGAGATTTAACACCGAGAAGGACGTCTAGATAAGATGTTTCTCTTGAAgttttagcatgtttagcataCGTTTCCATTATGGTGGCATGTCCTATTTCAGGGATACATAAGCTCTTCACAAATATTTATTGTTAATCGTCAATAATCTGACATCCGTTTATATAAAGGTTTATACTACACATTATACGTTAGGATTTATGGCATTATTTGGCAGACAAAATGTTTGATGGTAAAGTGAATGAActaaaatattgaaatattgtcttgatTGACCAGTAACATTATTGAGATGTTTTAGAAACCAAACCGAAAGTGTGGGAGGAAATTTCCAGAATGTGTTATTGTTGAACTAGTTTTCCTTTCTTTACTGTGTTTATTCAACACAagaatgttttctttttaaagattttgaaatattttgctGCTGAACGGTGTGTTTAatagtttgtatggtataagaAACCACATCCTTATCATGATagtcaatatatatatatatttttttttgagatgtgttttataaaacaGAAATTAAAGTTTGTCTACATatgtttggattttttttattaaacctgTTTTTTGACTAATAAGGAATGCAATGATACAACCAAAGTGATTCACTGTGCTTATAAGCAATGTTTTATTACTGAGAAATATGAACAAGTAAAGCGATAGCAATACAACATATAAAATGAGTTTGGCGTGTGTTGCAAGTCATTTCCGTCTTACAACAATTAGTGGATAACAAACAAATCCTGCACTACAGAAAGCAAATGACAAATGTTCAAGTTAAACAGGAAGTGGAATATTTTAAAGGCAATGtcataaaaaatgtacaaaaaaagcAAAATGATACAGCAGTCAGCATACATAAAACTATAAAACACAGCTACTGTTGTATGTCAAATTACAGTGACACAAAGTAGCATGAAAAAGATTTGTGTGTTGAAGTGCAAAAGTGATAAACATGAGGTGCTGCCAGCATGCCAATACAAAGCTGTAGCTTACTGCACACGGGAACACACAAAATACAACATCCATACTGTATCATCaataaacaaactaataaattagAAATCTTTAGAAATAAAAAGTTACAAAACGGCACTTTAAGATGTCTCAACTatgcaaaataataatgaaTACCTGACCATGTTAAGTCAAACATGTTGACGTTATTTAATAAATGTGCTGCAGTCAATGATGTATAAATGCGTATACACAATAAGCTTTTAGAGATGGTCCACGAAAATCAGACTACTGACTGTCAGACATGAATgtttttactataaaaaaaatccagcatcTTACTGGTAAATCTGCATATTCTGATCACCATAAATTTACATCTGTACATTGTAAGGTCCGTGAATAAAAGCGAGCAAGTATGTTGCAATAAAATTCAATTCAAAATGTGAAAAACAG includes:
- the col23a1a gene encoding uncharacterized protein col23a1a, which translates into the protein MDLTDANLTRPSGKHGRDGYPGPLGLDGKPGPVGPKGSQGLQGPKGDKGDQGDTGPRGHVSHAALQSNQILIKGDQGQAGPPGPPGPPGSPGPRGPPGNTGKDGPRGPPGDQGAPGRDGLEGQRGLPGKPGEVGEQGYTGPQGPSGPQGERGEPGPQGERGIDGLPGLKGDKGDVGEQGPQGEMGRPGEKGTSASDDMIDFNGKLLDAFQVIKTISVSGPPGPPGPPGPSGKEGAKGELGLPGPAGLDGEKGDKGDTGEHGQAGEKGEKGEMGLSGPSGVDGQKGEKGDSILEDNLVQMISQPGPPGPPGPAGPPGYMGHRGIPGPKGDPGESFKGEKGDAGAPGIPGHQGPQGPQGATGLVGLPGTKGEKGKQGEPGLDGFPGIKGDRGERGAIGEKGDRGSVGKRGLKGRKGEQGPPGLDQPCPVGSDGCKKEPVETGQLVAEAPCPLGPDGLPIPGCWHKEQMLQKLKRKRLSQP